From the genome of Nocardia mangyaensis:
CATGACACCGCAGTTCCCAGACCGGCAGTGGGGCTCACGCACCAATCCGCTCTCGCGCGCAGCCAACCGTTTCGCCGCCACCAAGCCGGGTTCCTGGCTGATCCGCACGGCGACCCCGCTCGACCGCGCCCTGCTGGAACGCACCGACGCCAAGTACACCGTGCTCGGCCCGATCGGCGCCCCGGTCATCCTGCTCACCACCACCGGCCGCAAATCGGGCGTGCCCCGCACCCAGCCCCTCCTCTACGTCCACGACGGCGACACCCTCTACGTGGTCGGCTCCAACTTCGGCCAGGAACACCACCCCGCCTGGACCGCCAACCTCCTCGCCGACCCCGCAGCCACCGTAGCCATCGCCGGCGAACGCATCCCCGTCACCGCCACCCTGGTCCCTGACGCCGACAAGGAAGCCATCTTCACCCGCTTCATCGAGATCACCGGCGCCTACGCCGCCTACCGCGACCGCACCACCCGCAACCTCCGCGTCTTCGCCCTGAAGCGGGCATAACCGAGGTCAGCGGACCGGGTCGTAGACCGCGAATCCGAGATGGCCGGCGACAGTGGCCATCGTCTTGTCGTGGGTGACCACCGTGAGGTCTTCCAGCCCGCTGCGCAGGGCCGAGGCCAGGTGGATGGCATCGAGGGTCTTGACGTGCGAGGTGATCGCTTCGGCTTCGTTGAGTACGGCGTGATCGACGGGGACGACATCGATGTAGTCGATGATCTGGCTACGGTCGAGGACCGGTAGCCCCTCCCTGCGCAGCACTCGTGTGATCTCGGTACGCAGCAACCGCGAGGACAAGATCCGACTCTCGCGGTCGGCGGTGGTTTCGTCGAACCACCGGGCAGCATCGACGGAGTGCCCCAGCATGATTCGGATGGCGACCGAGGTGTCGAGGTAGTAGGCCCTCACCACTCGCCCTTCTCGGACTCGAGCAGCTCGTCGATGGACTCGGCCGTCCGGAGTTCATGCCGAGCGATGGCAGTCGTGCGCGCTCCACCCTCGACCGCTCGCTGGATGATCTGCGTCGACGTGACCGCCGGCACGATGTAGCCCACCCGATGATTGTGCCGGGTGAGCTCGTAGACCTCACCCGACTCGACGTCAGCAACCATGGCAGAGGGGTTCTGGCGCAGCTCACCAACACTGATCGACTTCATACAGCCAGCATACGCCATGAATGTCTACCAATGTCTACACTGCTCAGCCCAGGGCGCGCAAGCGGGGAGCCAGGTCGCGCTTGAACAGGTCGAGGAAGCGGAGCTGGTCCTGGCCGGGGGCGTGGAAGACCAGATGGTTGAGGCCGGCGTCGAGGTAGGGCTTGATCTGGGCGACGGCCTCGTCGGGGTCGCTGGCCACGATCCAGCGCTTGGCGACCTGTTCGATCGGCAGGGCGTCGGCGGCGGCTTCCATCTCGATCGGGTCGGTGATGTCGTGCTTCTGCTGCGGCGTCAGCGAGAGGGGGGCCCAGAAACGCGTGTTCTGCAGGGCCAGTTCGGGATCGGTGTCGTAGGAGATCTTGATCTCGATCATCTTGTCGATCCCGGCGACATCGCGTTCGACCTTGGCAGCGCCCTCGGCGACGGCGGGCATCAGCTTCTCGGTGTAGAGGTCCATCCCCTTGCCCGAGGTGCAGATGAAACCATCGCCCGCGCGACCGGCGTAGCGGGCCACCACTGGGCCGCCGGCGGCGATGTAGACGGGGATGCCGCCCTTGGGCACGTCGTAGATGGAGGCGCCGACGGTGTGGTAGTACTCGCCGTCGAAATCGACGCGGTCGCCGGTCCACAGTTCACGCATGAGCCGCACCGCCTCGCGCAGGCGGGCGAAGCGCTCCTTGAAGTCGGGCCATTCACCCTTGTAGCCGGTGGCGATCTCGTTGAGCGCCTCACCGGTACCGACACCCAGCATCACCCGGCCCGGGTACAGGCAGCCCATGGTGGCGAAGGACTGCGCGATCACCGCCGGGTTGTAGCGGAAGGTGGGGGTGAGCACGGAGGTGCCGAGCTGGATGCGCTCGGTGCGCTCGCCGACGGCGGCCAGCCAGGCCAGCGAGAACGGGGCGTGGCCGCCGTTGTGTCGCCACGGCTGGAAGTGGTCGCTCACCGTCGCGCTGTCGAGGCCGTGCTGTTCGGCCGCCACGGCCAGCTCGACGAGTTCGCGCGGTCCGAACTGTTCCGCCGATGCCTTGTACCCGAGCTTGAGCTCAACCATTCCAGCCACTCCTGTCGTCTGCTTCCTCGCGCGGCGTCTCGCCACTCGACACTAGCCAACACGTCGGCCCCTGTCCGTCATCCATGCATCCCACTGACCGGTCGGCTTTTCGTGGCCTCGCTTTTAGCGGATGATTAGCTGGTGACCGCCAAAGATGAGCAGATCTTGTCGTACCTGACCGACATGGACGGCGTGCTGGTGCACGAGGATCAGCTGATCCCGGGCGCCGACGAGTTCCTCGCCGAACTGCGCGCCAACGAGATCCCGTTCCTGGTCCTGACCAACAACTCGATCCGCACCCCGCGCGACCTCCAGGCCCGCCTGCGCCACACCGGCCTCGACATCCCCGAGGAATCCATCTGGACCTCCGCGCTGGCCACCGCGACCTTCCTCGACGACCAGCGCCCGGGCGGCACCGCCTACGTCGTCGGCGAATCCGGGCTCACCACCGCCCTGCACGAGATCGGCTACGTGCTCACCGACAGCAATCCCGACTATGTCGTCCTCGGCGAGACCCGCACCTATTCCTTCGAAGCGATCACCACCGCTATCCGCCTGGTCGACCGCGGCGCCAAGTTCATCGCCACCAACCCCGACGCCACCGGCCCCTCCCGCGACGGTGTTTTGCCCGCCACCGGCTCGGTCGCCGCCCTGATCACCAGGGCCACCGGCAAAGAGCCCTACTACGTCGGCAAACCCAACCCGCTCATGATGCGTTCGGCCCTGCGCCGCATCGGCGCGCACTCGCAGTCCACCCTGATGATCGGTGACCGCATGGACACCGACGTCATCGCGGGCCTCGAAGCGGGCCTGCGCACCATCCTGGTCACCTCCGGCATCTCCACCAAGTCCTCGGTGGAGACCTACCCCTTCCGCCCCACCCTCGTCGTCGACTCGGTCGCCGACCTCATCGGCCGCACCCGCCACCCCTTCACCGCCTGAGGACGAGCAGCCAGAGATCCGGATAAAACTACGGAGTTCTCCGACAGAGCCGCCGCCGACGCACCCGGAACCGGCCCCGCTCAGTATCCGGCGCGCGGTTCGAAGCCGGGATCGGGCAACGCTGGCGGTGCGGCCGACTGCACCGGGGCCTGCTGCTGCGGCACACTCCGCGGTGGCGGATCCGGTACACCCGCGGGAGCCATGGCATCACTGCCCGGCAGTACGACTTCCGGCGTGGCCGTGACGGTCGAGGGAGCCTGCTCCGGGGTCGCCGTCGCGCTGACCGCTGGACTCGTGGTGCCTGCGGGTGATCCCGCGGGTGCCTGATCAGGACTCCCACCGCAGCCGGCCAGCACCAGGACGGCCGCACCGAGCGTGACCGCGGACCAGCGATTTCGATATCTCATGACGGACACGGCGTCAGCGTAGTCGCGTGTCCGAGCGGCCGCCGTCATGCGTTCGACCGACACCACCACCACTGTCGCAGCGCAATACTGAACTGTCTTGCAACTGAACTGTCCTGTGCCATAAAGCGATTGGGTAACCATGAGATTCCGCCGCGCATGTTCCTCGGCTACCGCAGCGTGGACCGCGATGATGCTGGCCGCCGTGCCGATGGCGGCGACAGCGGCGGCCGCACCCCCGGTTGGCGCGACGGTAGTCGTCCTAGGGGATTCGTTCACCGCGACCGCACCTGTCCTCGGGCACGCCGACGACGGGTGCACCCGTTCGCCGTCCTCATGGCCGAATCAGCTCGCGCACGACACCGGTCTGGCCGGGTCCCCGCAGTTCGTAGACGTGTCCTGCAATGGCGGCACGATCGATACCGGGAACGGCTGGACTCTGGTTCACCAAGCACGTAAGGCGTCCGCGCAGGGGGCTTTCGGTTCGGACACCCGCGTTGTGCTGATTCAGGTGGGGCTGAACGACGTGTGGGGGGCCTCCACCGGGACGGCATTCCCATCCACGGACTGCCTGCTCAACATTGTCGCCGGATGCGGCTTCGATGCCACCGAGCAACATCGCCTGCCCGACTATCGCGCCGTCAGCGGGGCGCGGTACGCAGACCGGGTGCGCAATGTCATCACCTTTGTCCGGCACTACGCAGCGGACGCGCGAGTAGCTCTCGTCGGCTACCCAGAGGTGTTCCCGTCCGGCCAGCCGACCGCCTGCATGGACCTGGCCGGTATCGGCCGGATCGTACAGCCACGCGCGGAAGGTTACATCGCCTATCTCGACCGGATCCAAGTAGCGCAGCGGGACGCGGCCCATCTGCTCGGGATCGAGTTCGTCGATGTCCGGGCGATCACAGCGGGACACGGAAGTTGCACGAACCAGCCATGGGTCAGCGGACTCGACGGAGCGACCTCGTTGTTCGACGGTGCTCCCATCCATCCGAACACCCAGGGCAACGGCGCCGTCGCAACGCAGGTACGCGAACGGTTCGGGTTCTGAACGCGGTGCCTACCACGAAGCTGCCCGCGCTCACCGGTGCACGATGGTGGGCGGCCGTCACGGTTTTCGTCCTGCATGCGCTGGTGTTTCTGCCGATCTATCCGTTCCAGAAATCCGAACTGTTCCGCGTCATCCATGATCTCGTGCCGATGCAGCAGGGCGCGGCGGGCGTGACCTTCTTCTTCGTTCTGTCCGGTTTCGTGATCTGCTGGTCGTTCCGGCGTGGGATGTCCGTGCGAGGCTACTACCTGCGTCGATTGCTCAAGATCTATCCCACCCATCTGATCGCCGCCCTCGTGCTGATTCTCGTGGTAGCCGTCCCGTTGACCCGGCCGGTGGTGTGGTTGCCGAATCTGGCGCTTTTGCACACCTGGGTGCCGAATTGGACCACGCTGGGTGGGCTCAACGTGCCGTCTTGGTCGTTGTGCGCGGAATTGCTTTTCTACCTGAGCTTTCCGCTAGCGCTGCCGCTCCTCGCCCGGATCCCTCGCCATCGACTGTGGTGGGCAATGGCCGGTCTGGTCATCGCCATCCTGTTGCTGCACACCGGATTCCACCTGTGGACCGAAGGCCCCAAGGACACTGCCAACGTTTTCGCCGTCCGGCTGTTGCCAGGGGAGGTTTCGCCCGAATTCGAAATACACGTCTCGCCACAGTGGTTCGCGCAGTCCGACATCCCCATCCCGACGTCGTACTGGCTCAGCTACCTGTTCCCGCTGTCCCGGCTCCCCGAGTTCTACGTCGGCGTGCTCGCGGCTCGAATGGTTGCCGAACGGGTATGGCGCGATACGCGGCTGGTCACACCACTGGCAGCGCTGGCGCTCTGCTATGCCGCGACATGGTTCGTGCCGGTCAACTACAAGATGTCGGCTCTGCTGGTCGCCCCGATGGCCGCCGTGGTGGCGACCCTGGCCACCCGTGATCTCGCGGGGATCAACGGCATCAACAACACCCGGCCGATGATCTGGCTCGGCGACATCTCCTTCGCGTTCTACATGATCCAGTACCCGGTGATGGTGATCGTCACCCGGCTGTTCATCGGCGGCCGACAGTACTCGATCGGCGGCTGGGCGCTGTGGACCTCTGTCAGCCTCGCCGCCTCGATCCTCGCCGCGGCCGCCATCTACCACGGCATAGACAAACCGATCATGCGCCGCTTCGCGCATCGCTCACCACGGGTCCGGCAGACCGCGCCGCCGCTAGCTCATTCCGCGATCAAAGCGCGAACCAAGCCGTAGGCGATCTCGTTCGCCGGGCGTCCGCCCGCGGGCCCATCACGTAACGTGCAGAGCACCACGATCGTGATGCCGGTGTCGGGGTCGTACCCCATAAAGGTCTGGAAGCCGGGTATGGCACCGTCGTGGCCGAGCATCGGGCCGAACGACTCGAGACCGAGTCCGTAGCGGATACCGGCGGGGTCACGCCGGTCCAGCGGGGCCGCGCTGGTGAGCCGTTCCCGCTGTAGCTCAGGACCTATCAGCTCGTCACTACCGACCAGTGCGCGGACGTAGGTCGCGAGGTCTTGCGCGGTCGAGATCACGCCGCCCGCCGCACCGATCCAGGATGGGTCGAGGTTCGTCACATCGGTAGGCGCCAGGTCGCCTGTGCGAGCTGCTGCGACTTGGGCGGAAGGCAGAACCACCGAGCTGAGCGCCGAGGTGTTGGTCCCGTAGAGGTAGCCGCGCGGCGACGGCGAGGGAAGCGTGGCCTCGCCCGGTTCAGGATAGGACGTCTTGGTCAAGTCGAGCGGGCGGAAGATCCGATGTGTCAGCAGCGATCCGATGTCCTGCCCGGTGACCTGTTCGAGCACGGCAGCCAGCAGAATGGTATTCGTGTTCGAATACCGGAACTCCGTGCCCGGTGCGGAGTATGGCTCCGAGGCGAATCCGATTCGCAGGAGAGCCTCCGGTTTCCATACGCGGCCGGGATCGTCGTCCATGATCGCGGCGAACGACGGATTCTCGTTGTAGCTGAACAGGCCACTGCGCATGTTCAGCAGGTCGGCGATTGTGATGTCGTCGCCGTTCGGAACGCCCGCACGATAGCGCGACACCGATTCGTCGAGTGCCAGCCTGCCCTCTCCGACCAATTGCAGCGCGACCGTGCCCACCATGGTCTTGGTGGTCGAGCCGACGCGAAAGAAGTCCTCCACCAGCACCGGATCGTTTTGCCCGAGTATGCGACTACCGAATGCCCGCTGCCAGTACGCATCCGGCGTCCGCACGTAAACCACCGCCCCGGGGACGAGTAGCGCGTCGAGGATCTCGCGCACTATCGGTTCCGCGAGTCGACCGAGTGCCACGGATAGCTCCGCGGGGGTCCGGTCGATCGCGGTCGGATCGACGGAGGGTCGCTCGGATACGGTGCCGCCACCGGAGACGAGAGCCGAGCACAAGATGGCGACAGCGCCCAACCGCGTCCATCGTCGGGGCATGTCGCGAAAGAAGGTCATGTTCCCCGGTTCCCGATGACGGACAAGGTCCCGCCGTTGAAGTTCGATACGTAGATCTCGCCCGCGACCGGACCCACCGCGACTCCATGCGGACGGGCACCGACACGAACGGTCCCGGTGACCACACGGGTGCCGACATCGATAAGAGATACGGAATTGGCCGACCGCGCGTCGTCGAGTCCGTGATTGGTGACGTACACCGTCCGGCTCGCACGGTCCACCGCAATACCGACGGGGCCGATGCCGACGCCCAGGGTCGCGGTGACGGCGCGCGCCCGTGTGTCGATCACCGACACCGTCCCGTCCGCATGGTTGGTCACGTAGGCGGTGTCGGTGTCTGTGTCGACCACCACACCCCACGGCTGATTGCCGACCCTGATCGTGGTCACCACCGAAAGTGTGCCGGTGTCCACTACCGCAACCCGGCGATCGGGCGCCTCGGGCGGTCCCGCGATCGCCACGAAGGCGCTGCCGGTGCCCGGGTCGAGGGCAATGCCGTAGGGATGGCTACCGACCGGAACTGTCGCAAATACGTCCCTGGCGCGCAGGTTCACAACAGACATCGTGCCCGCGTCGAAGTTCGTCACATAGGCAGTGCGCCCGGCCTGGTCGACGGCGATCCCGTAAGGTCCAGCACCGACTGCGATCCGGTCGACGACGGCCCGGCCACGCGTCTCGATGACTGAGACCGATCCGTTCCCCGCGTTGGTGACATAAGCCAGACCTGCTGTCGAATCCACGGCTATCGCAGTGGGTTTCGCGAAGTCCGGCGAGGTGATCGACATGGTTGCACCGGTCTCGATGTCATACACCGACACCGAGTTGGACAGACTGTTGGTAGCGAACACACTCCCGGTCGCCGCGTCGACGGCCACTCCCCACGGCTGCGCGCCGACCGGGATCGTCATACTCACCGTGTTCGGAGCGATTCGGGAGGCCGTCCCGCGAACCGGGGGCGACTCGCCGTCCCCGGATGTCGTGCTCATCAGCAGTCCCGCGACGACGACCACAGCAGCGACAGCACCGATCACTTTGAAGCGCAGCGGGATTCGCTGCCACCAGGGGCGTTGACCCTGAACCGGTGGCTGCACCCAGGCCGGCGTCGGTGCGGCCGAGCCGGTGGCACGACGCGCTGGTGCCACCCGTGCGTGGGTACCCGCGCCTGCCGCGGCGTCGTCGAGCACCTGGATCCAGTCCGCCGGTTCGGGTCGTTGTCCGGCCGGAGCGGACACGGCGGACCGGACGAGCTGCCGGACCGTGCCTGGCACACCCGCTGGTAGCTTGCTCGGGTCCCGAGTGGCCTGATCGCCGGCCAGGAGGCGCAGTGCCAGGAGACCGAACTTGTAGGCGTCGGACTGCGAGGTTGCCAATTCCTCACCGGGATAGCCTGTCACAACTTCCCAATCAGGTGTTTCGACCTGGTCGGTGACGGATCGGGAGCGCAACCGCATGGCGTCGCAGTCGATGAAGTACACCTGCCGCCGTGGTCGCAGCGAGAACAGGAGATTCTTCGGTGACATGTCGCCGACCGCGATGTCGTGGCGATGCAGCATGGCCAGCGCCGCCGCGGCATCGGAGAGCAGCTCGTAACGGTACCGATCCGACAGTGGGATCCCGCGCTTGGCCAGGAAGACGTCGTCGTTGAGGAGGTGCTGAAACTCCGCGGTCTTGCGCTGTACCGACGAGGTCATCATCATGTCGATGAAGAATTCGCCCGGAATGGACGGCATCACGAAACCGACCACGGTGGTCGAGTGATCTTCCTCGACCAACCTGCACGGCCAAGCCGCCCGATTCAGCAGTTCCATGCCATCGACACCCGGCAGCGACTCCAAGTAGGAGGGCATGTCCTCGAGCACATCGACCCGGACGCTGGGCAGCACCGGGGATTTGTACTCCTTGAATACCATTGCCCGCGCGTGCGGCATCTGTGCACGCGGGGCGAGATAGACCACGCCTTGGCCACCCGACGCCAACTTCGTCGTCACTCCCAGGCGACCCCGTTTCAACCGCTGCTGTGCCACCGCGGCTCCGTCAGCTTCTCCGCGGCCAGATGGCCACCAAGGTGCGATCGTCGTCGAACGTCTCCCGGGAGAAGTCCAAGGCGTGCGCGAATTCGAGCTGCGAGGGCACCCGATCACCCATCAGCGCCGCGAACAACGCCCCTACGCCGCCCTCGCCGCCGCCGAGCGGATCTCCGAATCCGTCGGTACCGACCAGCAACACCTGTCCGGGCTCGACGATGACTGGAACCGGTGTCACGGTATTGGGCACCCGGGGCAGGCCGACCACGGCCGACGAGGACAGGCCCGAGGCCGACGCCTGCTTGCCGCCGAGCACCGGGACGAACTTCCCGTCGGCCAGCAGCCAAGCACCGGAATCACCGACTCCGGCGACGACGGCGGACAGACCGCCTTCAGGAATCGGCGTGCACACCACGCAGGTCAACGTCGTGGCCAGCATCTGCTCCGCCTGCTCGGCATCGGCTTGGGGTAGAGACAGCACGGTGGCGGCTTGCTGGGTCAACGTCCACGCAGCACTCTTGAACAGAGTGTCCCAACCGCCGTCATCGAGCGGCTCCGGGGGCTCGTCGAGCCACTGGGTGGCATAGCGGACCACCGTGGAGGACCCGATGTGGGAGTACCTGGCCGACGACACCCCGTCGGCCACAGCGACTGTCAGCCGATTGCGCTCCGCGTCGACGGCGATGGCGAAGTCGTCCTGGCGCGGCGCTCCGCCGTAGCGGTGCAGGTATCCGCGCACCGAGGCCGCCCGGACCGTGAACGCGCCGCTGGACCAACCGTCGACCACGGTGTCGGCTCGGTAAGGCACCTTGCCGAACTCCCGGTCCACAGCTTTGGGTTCGAACACCGGTGTCGGCGTGCCGACCACGATCGGCTCACCGGGCTGCCGACCGGTAGCCGTCGACTCGAGTTCGGCCGAGTCGTCACCCAACACGGAAGCCGGCGATGACGCGTTCTCGACATCGTGTTCGGCGTTCTTGTCCCGCCGGGTCGTCCAACGCATCAGACGGTGTCCACATCGAGGCAGAGGAAATCAGCGGGCTTCTCCACCTGCAACGACGCCTGCCCGGTCGCCAGCGCGGTGCCCGAGTTGATCACCGACTGAGTGAGCGCGGTCACGAACTTCGAGATCG
Proteins encoded in this window:
- a CDS encoding YncE family protein, with the translated sequence MTTKLASGGQGVVYLAPRAQMPHARAMVFKEYKSPVLPSVRVDVLEDMPSYLESLPGVDGMELLNRAAWPCRLVEEDHSTTVVGFVMPSIPGEFFIDMMMTSSVQRKTAEFQHLLNDDVFLAKRGIPLSDRYRYELLSDAAAALAMLHRHDIAVGDMSPKNLLFSLRPRRQVYFIDCDAMRLRSRSVTDQVETPDWEVVTGYPGEELATSQSDAYKFGLLALRLLAGDQATRDPSKLPAGVPGTVRQLVRSAVSAPAGQRPEPADWIQVLDDAAAGAGTHARVAPARRATGSAAPTPAWVQPPVQGQRPWWQRIPLRFKVIGAVAAVVVVAGLLMSTTSGDGESPPVRGTASRIAPNTVSMTIPVGAQPWGVAVDAATGSVFATNSLSNSVSVYDIETGATMSITSPDFAKPTAIAVDSTAGLAYVTNAGNGSVSVIETRGRAVVDRIAVGAGPYGIAVDQAGRTAYVTNFDAGTMSVVNLRARDVFATVPVGSHPYGIALDPGTGSAFVAIAGPPEAPDRRVAVVDTGTLSVVTTIRVGNQPWGVVVDTDTDTAYVTNHADGTVSVIDTRARAVTATLGVGIGPVGIAVDRASRTVYVTNHGLDDARSANSVSLIDVGTRVVTGTVRVGARPHGVAVGPVAGEIYVSNFNGGTLSVIGNRGT
- a CDS encoding type II toxin-antitoxin system VapC family toxin; protein product: MRAYYLDTSVAIRIMLGHSVDAARWFDETTADRESRILSSRLLRTEITRVLRREGLPVLDRSQIIDYIDVVPVDHAVLNEAEAITSHVKTLDAIHLASALRSGLEDLTVVTHDKTMATVAGHLGFAVYDPVR
- a CDS encoding protein phosphatase 2C domain-containing protein: MRWTTRRDKNAEHDVENASSPASVLGDDSAELESTATGRQPGEPIVVGTPTPVFEPKAVDREFGKVPYRADTVVDGWSSGAFTVRAASVRGYLHRYGGAPRQDDFAIAVDAERNRLTVAVADGVSSARYSHIGSSTVVRYATQWLDEPPEPLDDGGWDTLFKSAAWTLTQQAATVLSLPQADAEQAEQMLATTLTCVVCTPIPEGGLSAVVAGVGDSGAWLLADGKFVPVLGGKQASASGLSSSAVVGLPRVPNTVTPVPVIVEPGQVLLVGTDGFGDPLGGGEGGVGALFAALMGDRVPSQLEFAHALDFSRETFDDDRTLVAIWPRRS
- a CDS encoding SGNH/GDSL hydrolase family protein — encoded protein: MMLAAVPMAATAAAAPPVGATVVVLGDSFTATAPVLGHADDGCTRSPSSWPNQLAHDTGLAGSPQFVDVSCNGGTIDTGNGWTLVHQARKASAQGAFGSDTRVVLIQVGLNDVWGASTGTAFPSTDCLLNIVAGCGFDATEQHRLPDYRAVSGARYADRVRNVITFVRHYAADARVALVGYPEVFPSGQPTACMDLAGIGRIVQPRAEGYIAYLDRIQVAQRDAAHLLGIEFVDVRAITAGHGSCTNQPWVSGLDGATSLFDGAPIHPNTQGNGAVATQVRERFGF
- a CDS encoding nitroreductase/quinone reductase family protein; the protein is MTPQFPDRQWGSRTNPLSRAANRFAATKPGSWLIRTATPLDRALLERTDAKYTVLGPIGAPVILLTTTGRKSGVPRTQPLLYVHDGDTLYVVGSNFGQEHHPAWTANLLADPAATVAIAGERIPVTATLVPDADKEAIFTRFIEITGAYAAYRDRTTRNLRVFALKRA
- the fgd gene encoding glucose-6-phosphate dehydrogenase (coenzyme-F420), with product MVELKLGYKASAEQFGPRELVELAVAAEQHGLDSATVSDHFQPWRHNGGHAPFSLAWLAAVGERTERIQLGTSVLTPTFRYNPAVIAQSFATMGCLYPGRVMLGVGTGEALNEIATGYKGEWPDFKERFARLREAVRLMRELWTGDRVDFDGEYYHTVGASIYDVPKGGIPVYIAAGGPVVARYAGRAGDGFICTSGKGMDLYTEKLMPAVAEGAAKVERDVAGIDKMIEIKISYDTDPELALQNTRFWAPLSLTPQQKHDITDPIEMEAAADALPIEQVAKRWIVASDPDEAVAQIKPYLDAGLNHLVFHAPGQDQLRFLDLFKRDLAPRLRALG
- a CDS encoding serine hydrolase domain-containing protein produces the protein MALGRLAEPIVREILDALLVPGAVVYVRTPDAYWQRAFGSRILGQNDPVLVEDFFRVGSTTKTMVGTVALQLVGEGRLALDESVSRYRAGVPNGDDITIADLLNMRSGLFSYNENPSFAAIMDDDPGRVWKPEALLRIGFASEPYSAPGTEFRYSNTNTILLAAVLEQVTGQDIGSLLTHRIFRPLDLTKTSYPEPGEATLPSPSPRGYLYGTNTSALSSVVLPSAQVAAARTGDLAPTDVTNLDPSWIGAAGGVISTAQDLATYVRALVGSDELIGPELQRERLTSAAPLDRRDPAGIRYGLGLESFGPMLGHDGAIPGFQTFMGYDPDTGITIVVLCTLRDGPAGGRPANEIAYGLVRALIAE
- a CDS encoding HAD-IIA family hydrolase, which translates into the protein MDGVLVHEDQLIPGADEFLAELRANEIPFLVLTNNSIRTPRDLQARLRHTGLDIPEESIWTSALATATFLDDQRPGGTAYVVGESGLTTALHEIGYVLTDSNPDYVVLGETRTYSFEAITTAIRLVDRGAKFIATNPDATGPSRDGVLPATGSVAALITRATGKEPYYVGKPNPLMMRSALRRIGAHSQSTLMIGDRMDTDVIAGLEAGLRTILVTSGISTKSSVETYPFRPTLVVDSVADLIGRTRHPFTA
- a CDS encoding acyltransferase family protein, whose translation is MPTTKLPALTGARWWAAVTVFVLHALVFLPIYPFQKSELFRVIHDLVPMQQGAAGVTFFFVLSGFVICWSFRRGMSVRGYYLRRLLKIYPTHLIAALVLILVVAVPLTRPVVWLPNLALLHTWVPNWTTLGGLNVPSWSLCAELLFYLSFPLALPLLARIPRHRLWWAMAGLVIAILLLHTGFHLWTEGPKDTANVFAVRLLPGEVSPEFEIHVSPQWFAQSDIPIPTSYWLSYLFPLSRLPEFYVGVLAARMVAERVWRDTRLVTPLAALALCYAATWFVPVNYKMSALLVAPMAAVVATLATRDLAGINGINNTRPMIWLGDISFAFYMIQYPVMVIVTRLFIGGRQYSIGGWALWTSVSLAASILAAAAIYHGIDKPIMRRFAHRSPRVRQTAPPLAHSAIKARTKP